In the Telopea speciosissima isolate NSW1024214 ecotype Mountain lineage chromosome 2, Tspe_v1, whole genome shotgun sequence genome, one interval contains:
- the LOC122650160 gene encoding RING-H2 finger protein ATL74-like, which translates to MWPPFLLFSLQIPVSPSHLLFFPFSLSLISMDKFLLPPTQSPTASISSSSVTPNNGPSLDFNVIVILAAMLCALVCALGLNSMLQCVVRGTHRALTQPVVWVASRRFNSGLKKKDMVALPTSTYATTSGGGSPTSTSNCAICLVDFSDGDRIRVLPKCNHRFHVACIDTWLLSHSSCPTCRHQLKYNNSEKLVEIVTST; encoded by the coding sequence ATGTGGCCacccttccttctcttctcactTCAAATCCCTGTCTCTccctctcatcttctcttctttcccttctccctctccctgaTCTCCATGGATAAATTCTTATTACCTCCAACCCAAAGCCCCACTGCAAGCATCTCTTCATCATCAGTAACACCAAATAATGGACCATCTCTGGACTTCAATGTCATCGTCATCCTTGCTGCCATGTTATGTGCTCTAGTCTGTGCCCTTGGCCTCAATTCCATGCTTCAGTGTGTAGTTAGAGGCACCCATCGTGCACTAACCCAACCTGTGGTGTGGGTTGCCTCTCGCCGCTTTAATTCAGGACTCAAGAAGAAGGACATGGTAGCACTCCCTACTTCAACATATGCAACAACCTCCGGTGGTGGCTCGCCAACCTCTACTTCCAATTGTGCCATTTGCCTTGTGGACTTCTCCGACGGTGACCGGATTCGAGTACTACCCAAGTGTAATCACCGGTTCCATGTTGCTTGCATCGATACTTGGCTTCTCTCTCACTCATCTTGCCCTACTTGCAGGCATCAACTTAAGTATAACAACTCCGAAAAGCTGGTCGAGATAGTGACATCTACATGA